A part of Sulfurimonas sp. HSL-1716 genomic DNA contains:
- a CDS encoding LuxR C-terminal-related transcriptional regulator, with translation MQTILFFSYDYTMLQELEKKEDRHPFESFDNEAGLIAYIKENPDSIVVADYDSVSHEVNDWISSDKAPKNLIILEKVPTLATGRFLISHGINGYGNSRMQKVHYTQMIETVSSSQIWTYPELTAALVTLNSNMINADAKPLIQRLSDKEKEVTFYILNGFTNAAIANKMDISTRTVKAHVSSIFQKLHVNDRVSLVLLLK, from the coding sequence ATGCAAACGATCCTATTTTTCAGTTACGACTATACTATGCTGCAAGAACTTGAAAAAAAAGAGGATCGCCACCCTTTTGAAAGTTTTGATAATGAAGCCGGGCTTATTGCATATATCAAAGAGAACCCCGACTCGATCGTAGTAGCCGATTACGACAGTGTTTCACATGAGGTCAACGATTGGATATCTTCTGACAAAGCTCCAAAAAATCTGATCATCCTTGAAAAAGTACCCACTCTCGCTACAGGGAGATTTTTAATCTCTCACGGCATAAACGGATATGGAAACTCGCGAATGCAAAAGGTACATTATACACAGATGATCGAAACCGTAAGCAGTTCGCAAATATGGACATATCCAGAACTCACAGCAGCTCTTGTAACGTTAAATTCAAACATGATCAATGCCGATGCAAAACCGCTTATACAAAGACTTTCCGATAAAGAAAAGGAAGTCACTTTTTATATATTAAACGGATTTACCAATGCGGCTATCGCTAATAAAATGGATATCTCGACAAGAACAGTCAAAGCGCACGTGAGTTCTATATTTCAAAAGCTGCATGTCAACGACAGAGTTTCATTAGTTCTTTTATTGAAATAA